The following proteins come from a genomic window of Enterobacter chengduensis:
- a CDS encoding tail fiber assembly protein: MKPVFDKDGLATEPGNIRCFYYNPETGEYSGWSDEYINLGVSMPGYSTDKDPGDEVSGRVAVFTDGEWTQEEDHRGETVYSITDAKSSTVDYIGPIHAGFTGISPSGPYQKWNGKKWVTDTAAQHAADVESAEQQKAALLLEAKAMISLWQTELQLGIISDEDKASLIAWMNYIKAVQAIDTPKAPDITWPIPPAGDA, from the coding sequence ATGAAACCTGTTTTTGATAAAGACGGCCTGGCAACAGAACCGGGCAACATTCGTTGTTTTTATTACAACCCCGAGACGGGGGAATATTCGGGCTGGTCTGATGAATACATTAATCTCGGCGTAAGTATGCCAGGATATTCGACTGACAAAGATCCGGGTGATGAAGTGAGCGGCAGGGTTGCTGTATTTACAGATGGAGAGTGGACTCAGGAGGAAGATCATCGGGGTGAGACTGTTTATTCAATCACTGACGCCAAATCTTCTACTGTCGATTACATCGGCCCTATCCATGCAGGTTTTACCGGCATTTCACCTTCTGGACCTTATCAGAAATGGAATGGTAAAAAATGGGTAACGGATACTGCAGCTCAGCACGCTGCTGATGTTGAATCGGCGGAGCAACAGAAAGCTGCGCTGCTTCTTGAGGCGAAAGCAATGATCAGTCTCTGGCAGACGGAGTTACAGTTAGGCATCATCAGCGATGAAGATAAAGCGAGCCTGATCGCCTGGATGAACTACATAAAAGCAGTTCAAGCTATAGACACGCCGAAAGCGCCGGATATCACCTGGCCGATACCACCTGCAGGTGACGCATAA